From Desulfuromonadales bacterium, one genomic window encodes:
- the nadA gene encoding quinolinate synthase NadA has protein sequence RALAEHPDALFMAHPECPPEILALAHHICSTSGMYDYARKSPAKEFIVGTEAGILWRLRRESPDKEFILPTSRLICPNMKLTSLEDVLKCLQTMGPEITVPADIRERAKVTLDRMLAVPRD, from the coding sequence AGCGGGCACTGGCCGAGCACCCTGACGCCCTCTTCATGGCCCATCCCGAGTGTCCGCCGGAGATTCTCGCCCTGGCGCACCACATCTGCTCCACCAGCGGCATGTACGACTACGCGAGGAAGAGCCCGGCGAAAGAATTCATCGTTGGTACCGAGGCGGGAATCCTCTGGCGGCTGCGCCGGGAGAGCCCTGACAAAGAGTTTATCCTGCCGACTTCGCGGCTGATCTGCCCCAACATGAAGCTCACTTCGCTGGAGGACGTGCTGAAATGCCTGCAGACGATGGGGCCCGAAATTACCGTGCCGGCCGACATTCGCGAGCGGGCGAAAGTAACCCTCGACCGGATGCTGGCGGTTCCGCGCGACTGA